The segment CCCCGGCgggaggccccgccgccccgccccgccccgccccgggggccgCCGACTCACCGCGGGGGGCGGCaccgcgctccgccgccgcggcgACGGGTGGCGACGGCAGCGACGCCGGTGCGGCGGTGGCGAGCGGCCGCCCTCAGCCTCCGAGTCGCTTATGAGGACGACGCTGTCGGCCATCTTGGCGGCAGCTCCGCCCCCCacgggctggcggcggcggggggggcagcgCTCGGTCCGGGGGCCGGGTCGGGCCTAGCGGCGCGGCGGAAACTGCGtcagtggcggcggcggtggcggccccggcgccgccgccatgGCGCTGTCGCCCTACGTGCAGGCCATGCAGGAGCTGTTCCGCGCCAACACGCGGAGCCGCGAGTTCCCGGCGCACGGCGCCAAGGTGCACTCGGTGGCCTGGAGCTGCTGCGGCCGCCGCCTCGCCTCCGGTTCCTTCGACAAGACCGCCAGCGTCTTCCTGCTGGAGAAGGACCGGCTGGTGAGCTCCTCCCGGCACCGCGCGGTTCGTTACCGGGCACCGGGGGACACCTGGAGCGGCCACTCGGGCCGGTACCGGGGCACGCAGGGAACCCTTGGGCTGGGACTGGTGATTCGGGCCGGTACCAAAGACCCCTCCCGGGTCTAGATGCTCAGACGGGTGGCTCGAACCGGGAGTGGGCCCCGGTGGTCGGTACTAGGCCTGGAAACGGGGACTGTACCGGGAAGAGGAGCCCACCGGCCGGGGCcagggagccggggctggagctggtgcctggctggggaggcgggggggctcCTCTAGGCCGGTGGGAAGCGTGACTGAAATGGTGGTGgggcgctgggctgggctcctgccccaTCCGGTAACCGACAGCGGAGCAGGGTGCAGCATACCGGGATCCGGGGCAGGAGGCGGGTAGAGCTGGGCTCATCCCTCCCTGAATGCCTGTCCTCTCCCTCTAGGTGAAGGAGAACAACTACCGGGGCCATGGGGACAGCGTGGATCAGCTCTGCTGGCACCCCAGCAACCCTGACCTCTTCGTCACGGCGTCGGGGGACAAAACCATCCGCATCTGGGACGTCCGCACCACCAAGTGCATCGCCACTGTCAATACCAAAGGTGAGTCCCCGCCTTCCCGGGAGGGCTGTTGGGTCCTGGCAGAACTTCTGCTGCGTGGGACCCGGCTGCAGTAGCACAGCGCTTTGGATCCTTCTTCTAGGTGTTGGTGATGGGGGCATCTTTGCTGACTGCTTTTATCTTTGTGTTGCACTCATCTGTAAGGAGCAGCAGTGAACGTGAGGGCTGATTTACTCTGCTGTCAGGACTGGAGAAACTACTGAAATATGATGCTGACTGTTAAAACGTCTTGTGTACTTGGATCTGGAGTCTGTGGGCTGCAAGGCTGGAGACTGGCGAAAGTCATGTTTGCAGAGAGCCATGGTGGAAGTAAAAGTTTGCGTGGATTCAGAAAGCGATTATTCGAATTCATTGGCTGGTTAACCCAGATACCATCTTTGCCCTTGGAAATCTCCAATTTTTAATTGTCAGGGCTGGAAATGGCATTGTAAGATGGCAAACAGAAACCTGCCTTGTTCTTACTGTTATTCATATGTATTTATTGTTGGCTTCTGGTTTTTCTGGATCTTGAAGATCACTGGGTTTAGAGGATCTTTGAGCTGATCTTGTTTGGTGGTTGCTGTGGTCCCATCTTAGCTGAAATGGGAAGAGCAGTGATGTAGTCATCTGGGCTTGAACCTGTTCAGTTTTCAATAACTGTATGTATTTGCTGGACAGTTGCTGTATAGGGTTTGTGCGTTAGACTGCAGACCTGGCAGTCTTTCCCCTTTGGGAGTGGTTTGGAGTTAACGGAGCAGTTTGTGGCCTTGGATCAGGATTAAAAGCTGCCTGTCTGCTTAATTTGTGGCTGCTGTGGGTTGTTGGGTGGAAACGGGACCTGCTGCCTTTCTGTCCCTCCAGGGGAGAACATCAACATCTGTTGGAGCCCTGATGGACAGACCATTGCAGTGGGGAACAAGGATGACGTGGTCACTTTCATTGATGCCAAGACACATCGCTCCAAAGCTGAGGAGCAGTTCAAGTTTGAGGTGAATGAGATCTCCTGGAACAACGATAACAACATGTTCTTCCTCACTAATGGGAACGGCTGCATCAACATCCTCAGGTAGGTGCCTGTGGCAGTGGGTGGGCAGGGTAGCTGAGCTGGCTGCGGCAGACATCAGTCTGCCAGCCCCTTTGCTGCTTTTCGGGAACCTGAGTCCCACACCCCAGTGATTCCCAGCCCTCTGGTGGGAATGAACTTGCGTGGAGCTGAGGTTGCCCCAgttctgggctgggctgggctgcccagGAGTGACCCTGATGCTTTGCCTCGGTCACTCAATGCTCAAGGTTTCCAAGAGCCTGGCCTTGCACCAGCTTGGTTCTCGCAGCCCCAGTCCGACCTGCCCGTGAATCCTACACTCTTCTCACTGCTTCCTGCCCTCTCCCTTCATCTCCACAGCTACCCAGAGCTGAAACCCATTCAGTCCATCAATGCCCATCCTTCAAACTGCATCTGCATCAAGTTCGATCCCATGGGGAAGTACTTTGCCACGGGTAGTGCTGACGCGTTAGTCAGCCTCTGGGACGTGGATGAACTGGTGTGTGTGAGGTGCTTCTCAAGGTAAGTAGTGCTGTCCCGAAGttgttttcctcccctctccgGTGACCGTGCGGGAGATGGCTCACCGTCTGCTTCGCTCTGTTGCTGCAGGCTTGACTGGCCTGTGCGAACACTGAGCTTCAGCCACGATGGGAAGATGCTGGCATCAGCATCGGAAGATCACTTCATTGATATTGCAGAGGTGGAGACAGGTAACGGTTTTGCTTTTGGGGAACAGCAAGGAGGGAATTGGAGGGAGAAGTgctggtggagctgggagggcactgggagtaTTGGTTTACTAAGGAACCGCTTGGCTGTGCAGAGCAGAGCGCCATGAGGGGGAGCCTCTGCCTCGTTAGTCTGCGGTAGACGTGCCTGTCATGTCTGTGCCTTGTCACCAGGTGATTAAAAGGCGCTGAAGCAGTGTGTGTTCGTCCTCTGCCCTACGCGGGAGAGAAGAAGCAGGTGCTGGGCTCTGGTGCGCACTGCGGGGCAGCGTGCTGACGTGGCAGGGGCGCGCTATGGGGCAGAGGCTGATGTGGCCCTCTTTCCATGCAGGAGAGAAGCTCTGGGAGGTGCAGTGCGAGTCCCCCACCTTCACAGTGGCCTGGCACCCGAAGAGGCCGCTGCTGGCCTTCGCCTGTGATGACAAAGATGGCAAATACGACAGCAGCCGGGAGGCAGGCACTGTCAAGCTCTTTGGGCTCCCCAATGACTCCTAATGAAACCACACCGGGGGAGGCAACGCTTCCCTGCTCTCGGGGATGGGAGAATGCTTAGTTAGTGTAGGACAGGGTAAGGACATGGCCCCCCTCCTTGCCTGCTTGGCAGTGCTGCGATCTTTGGCTCAGCTCTGTGCGCACTGCTCTCGGGAGCATTTATAACAGAAGCAGCTTGTGTGCCGCGGAGGAGGGGAGGTGATGCGAGCAGAGCCCCCCTCGCTGTTTCAGggctgccgccgcctcctctgTGGGGCATGGGGGGCTTGTTCCAAAGGCAAGTGGCCAAAGAAAGTCAGTCACTGAAGGTGACTCCCCAGAGAGGAGCTCCAGGCTCCCCAGCACTGATAAGCTGCGTGACCGTCCCCTTCTGCCGCATGGCCTGGTGGCGAGGGCGGCCCCAGGAGCAcagcctgccccttcccctcccggtGTCCCTTCCCCGCACTGGGGCAgtgaggggaggggtggggggatgcaAGTTGGGGGATGTTTCCccagctggggctttttttttttttttccctttcttttttttgtatgtgtggttgttttttctaattttgatAAATCCTCTTCCATAATGAAGGTGCCTGTGGCTGCTGTGCGGGCGGAAGGGGGGTGCTgagctcctctcccttctcctttctccttccccttggctatggcaggGCCCTGGCTGAGGGGTCTGTGTCGAGGGGCCGTCCCCCTTGTccccgctgcctgtccccagTGTCCTGCGCTGTCGCCCCACCAGGGGGCGCTGCGCCCCCACGCTGGGGACAAGTGACACCAGGGAGGGCGCACAGAGGATGGGGACAGCCGCACAGAGGATGGGGACAGCCGCAGGGACCTGTCCCGCTCCTGTAACCCCTCTCCCGCCTGGCAGCACCccgcagggatggagcagggccGTGGCTCCAGCAGAAGATGCCACCTGTCCCACACCACGGCCACTggccccgggcacagcccttccctgcGCCCCTGCCGGGGTGACAAGTCGTGCCTCCCCCATCCTTGCTCCCCAGGGAGAGCCACGGGGCTCTGACCCCCCCCGGCGTGCTGGGTCACAGGGAAGATGGTCGCTGCGGAGGAGGTGTGGGCGCAGCCTGCCTGCGATGGAGACCTTGCCTGCAAGATCTCTATCATTTCCTACCCCAATATTTTCTTCTGACAGAGGCTTTTCCAGGTGACTGCTCTGCTGATGCCGCCTGGGTAACAGCTGAGCTCTTTGCTGGTAAATGATGGCAAATCAGTCGAAGCTGAGGCTGACTCTGACGGAGGCCTCCAGGGCTGTGCCAAGCCCAGGCACTGCCAGGGGCCCTGCCTGGCGAGGGGCGCGTGAGGTACCCCATTGCCCAGGGCCTGCCTGTTGCCTCGTGCCCCTGCTCTTATTGGGGCAGAAGGCTGTGACCCACCAGAAACAGCCCTTGTAGCCCAGAGATATCCCCAGTCGTTCTGTGAGGGGAGTCCCAGAGtcagggggaaggggcagaagcgCCCCTGCGATGTCCATGGGACGGGCGCCCACCCGCACCCATGCGTTTTACTTTGTCCTCAACCCCAGAGAGGGCGCCTGTAGGGTGGGCACAGGGGTGTGGGGAGGCAGCTGGACTGAGCAGGGCTCTGTGAGCCACGTCTGGCCTCTCCATTCACCTTGGGTGCTTTTGGGTGCCGTCTGGGGTGAGCCCTGGTGTGATGAGCTGCCAGGTCTCAGCGCtgagggggatggaggggtgaGGGAGCTGGCGCGGGGCCCCAGGGAAGCAATGGTTGAGAAGAGGCTGGAGCAATGTACAAATCCCTTTATTTTATTAGTTTGTCAAAGACTAGTTCGAGCAGGATGGTCACAGCATGTCTGCGGGGCCCCGAGCTGCCCACCGCCTCCCGGGAAGGGCCCTGGTgagcggctgggggtggtggcagaggaagcacggggaggggggagcacGGTGCGGCAAGGGATGGGACAGGGCAATGGCAtgcccccgcgtccccccctTGGGGTGCAAGCAGCATCTCCTGGGGCATGCCCAGGGCGCTTGCCCAGGGATCCCTTCCCAGGCCCGGGGGGGCCCGTGTGTCCAGCTTCGGCGGGGGGCAACCAGGCGCTCCCAGCCTGGGACTGGCCCAGCAGCTCTCGGCCCCGCACTGGCTTTATTGCAGGGGACAGAGCGGGGGGACCCCGGCAGCGTGTCGGGGGGCTCTCGGCACAACGCCGTGGGCAGCCcccgggggacagcggggactCGGGGCGGGTGGGAGCGTGAGCAGCGGACACGAGGACGCATGGAGCGACGGGACGCACCCTGGCACAGACACACTAATGCGAGAACGGGGGGCCAGTGGGGGCCGAGACACGGACGAGCGAGCggtggggacggggcgggggggacgaggcagggggggtccctgccccgcACGCGCCTTTGTACACGGTCGGCGGAGCGCGGCGCCCGCTCCTCCTGGTGCTGAAGTATTGCAGTCTAACTGATATGGCTTTAACTATGGGGCCAGAgatgcggggaggagagaaaggggggggggggtcccctccaaccccccgaTGCtggggcacaccgggcagccccgggggaccCCCGTGCCCGGGGAGTGGGGATGGGGGAGCTGCGGGCAGGGCGCCTGGCTTTGTGCTTCGGGCTTGGcccggggtgggatggggcagggggatggCAGTGCTGGGGACGGGGGCAGGCGAGCGGAGGCCTGCCAGGGTCCCCCGGGAGGGCaagaagggcagggcagggggcacgGGGAGCCACCCCGGGGGGGGCCGGTAGGGCTTGGGGTGCCCCCAGCCTGCCGCGAGGTTACATCAGTGCATTTGGTCACGGTTTGCCCTGTCCGGCCAGGGCCGCTCCCCTTTGGCACGGCGTGGTGGGGGGGCCCTGCctggacgggacggggcgggttTTTGGTCTGGTCGGGGGCgaagggcaggagggggtggggagggggtgcggggaccccccccggggccAAGGGAACTGATGGAGGGGTCGGAAGGGAGAGGGCGCCCgtgccccagcaccccatggCAGGGTTGGCGGTGCTGTTACTTCTTGAACATATCCTGCAGCGGGCCGGGCAGGTACTTGAGGACGGTGTCCAggatgctctcctcctcctcctcctcctcgtccccgcagcCCGCCGGGATCGCCTTCTTGGGGCGCGTCAGGCTGCCCTCACACGGCTGCTCCAGCGCGGCTTTCTCCTccgcctccttctcctccttcttcttcagcCCGTACTGCGAGGACACAGGCCCtcagcagggcaggcagtgggTGCTGCGCCCCGTGCCCATCACCACCGCCTCGGGCCGCCCTCCTCCCCGGCCATGCCggctccctgtcccagccccacgctgggtGCCGCGGGCAGGGGTGGGCGCAGGGGAAGCGTGTGCCCACCTTGTCACGGATCTGCTGCCGGACTTTCTCCCGCTCGGCTTCCATGCGGGCGTGCTTGGCTTtccgctcctcctcctgctggcgCAGggcctcctgcctctcctcctccttcttctgcgCGTCAGGGTCCTTCTCCTCCTCGCCCCCCAGCATCTTCCCCATGTCCTTGGTGGCCCCTGTGCAGCACAAGACCATCGGCCGGTCCCCAAGGGCGCTGAAGCCCGGCGCTGGCTGCCGAAGCCCCAGCAGAGGCAGGGATGACCCGGAGCCCCTCGGGCAGGGATGACCCGggatgtccccagggccacccacaTCAGGGCTGGCTGCAGACGGGCTCCGGAGGCTGCGGGGATGGGGAATGCCGCAGGCTGGCTGCGCTGCCCTAGTTCAGCGTCAGCCGGGGGAGACGCCAGCAGCTCCTTCGGCGCTGGCACCCAGGGGACCCGCCGGGGAATCCCACTTAGCGTCAGGATAGCCGGGATTCCCCAGCCAGGCGCTGCTGGCGCTGGGAACGGGAGCCCTGGAGGGCTCCGGCAGGAGCTCCCCGCCACCGGTGGCTCTCCCCACAGCTCGGACCCCCCGCCATGTCTCTCCCACCGCGCTCCCTGTGGTGCCGGGCCGGCATCGCTCCCGGAGGGTGGACTATGATGAGGGACAGCACCCACTCACCGCCCAACGCTTGCTTCATGACGAAGTCCATGGTGCCGGTGTGTGCGTGTGGCTAGGCCAGTGCCCAGCGCTCATCCACTGCTGTCCGGGCTCGCCGACCAGGGCCACCTGCGTGGGCAGAGAGGGACACGGTCAGGGACACCGTGCGCAGGGTGCCCACCACCCAGGTGGGAGGGACGGGACGTTCCCTCGGGCTGCAGGATGCACCCTCTGCGTCTCCAGCCCCAAATGCCTCCCAGGATGGGCAGAGGGAGCTTTTGGGATCTGCAGGCAGAGGGTGGGCAGATCTGCCTGCCggcagcacctcctcccctcgGCACCCTCCCCACATCCTCGCTGGCCGTGGGGACCTGCGGAGGGACttcccagcccagcgctgccctcGGTGGGGCAGCAGGAGCCCGGGAGCCCCACAGCGCTGCCTGGGGGCTGGCGGGATGGGGACCCACCACGTGTCCCCGCTTCGTTAGGGGAGACACAGACCCTGCCTGGGGATGCCAGTGCGGCGCAGCTGGACACGGGgtgctgtgtgtgtgcgtgtgtgtctgtcgCAGTGCatgtgctctgcagagggatggagaagaggcTGTTGGCAGGTTGTGACAGCGTTTGGGGGCTGTAGGGGTTGCAGGCAGCAGCCTGTGGCCGTGTGTGTGACCCCTGTGGGGTGCTGGGGATGGGTGACAGCATGCAGGGGCACTGCGTGTGTGGGACGGAGTGCGTGTGTGCACGCCCTGCGTGTGGCCGGCTGCATTTGCGTGCGCCGTGTGCATGTGCCAGCCATATGTGCAGGCTGTGTTTGGTCAAGAGGTGTGTTTGCGGGTGGCTGCAGGCTGTGTTTGCACGGGGGGCTGtgcgtgcgcgtgtgtgtgtaaCTTTGTGGGGCTGCGAGCTGCGTGTGCCCGCACGGTGTGCGGGTTTGCAGCCTGTTTGCAAGCTTTGAGCGCGTGCGTGCCTGAGTTTTGGGGGTTGCAAGCTCTGCGGATGTGCGTGCAAGGGCTTGCacgggtgcgtgtgtgtgcagaCGGCTTGGCGGGCTGTGTTTGTGTGCGCTGGGTGCGATTGTGCTGCGTGTATGTGTTTGCACACTGGGGGGGGGTGCAGGCTGTGTTAGTGTGTGTGGGGCTGTGTGTGCAGGTCCGTGGGTTTGCAGGCTGTATGGGGGGGGTTTCTGCACACAAATTTGCAGGCTGTGCcgcgtgtgtatgtgtgggggTGTTGCAGGCTGTTTgcatgctctgtgtgtgtgtgtgtgtgtgtgtgccggAGGGGGACtgcaggggggtgtgtgtatgtgggtgtgtgtccccgtgtccccggtgtgccctgtgtgtgtgtggtggggggctgcaggctgtgctcaCAGCCTGGGTGTGCGGTTTGTagcgtgtgtgcacgtgtgtggatgtgtgtggatgtgtgtgtgtgtgtgtgggtgccgCAGCCTTgcgggtccccccccccccaactccctgGGACctggccgggcagcgcgggggctcCATGAACCGAGACCCCGGGAAGTTTGTTGCTCCCAGCCCCCGGGCACCCTGCGGCACCGTGGGGGGGGGCCTCCTCCAGGAGGTACGGCACAGAGTCCCGGGGCTGTAGGGGAGGGGGACACCGGGAATGCGGGAACACCGGGGGACACCGGGGCCGCAGGGAAGAGTGCAGGGGACGCCAGGGGCCGTTGAGACACGGGGGGCACCGGAACACGGGGGGCGCTTGGTGGGGGGCACAGCGACACTGGAGTacgcgggggacagcggggggtgCAGGGACACAAGCGACGCGGGGGGACAcagcagccgggggggggaggcACCGTCAGGCGCCGGGACACCggggccgcaggggctgcagcgacGCAGGGGAGACGGGGGGGCGCCGGGAgggcgggggacagcggggacacggGACGTAAGGGACACCCGGCATGCGGGGGACAGCGGGACCGCAGGGGGCTGCAGAACCCGGGGGGACGCAacgtggggggggcgggggggggacggagaACGCGGGGGGGTGACACAGGGCGGGGGACACGCACCGGGGGCtcaggggacacgggggacgcTGAGGAAGGGGGGGGcgcagggacacggggggggCGCTGGGACACGGGAAGGGCGGGAGccgcggtggcgggggggtgggggtcgcGCAGGGGACGCGGTGCCGCGGGGACCCGCCgccaaccccccccctccccggtatctcgtgcccccccccccgcctcccccccgcggTGTCTGCGGCGCggggccccgcccgccgcccggtGCCGCCCGGTGCCGCAGCGGCGGCGCTGTCCCTTCAGCACCGGCGCGGCGCGGCACTCaccggctccgccgccgctctccgct is part of the Rissa tridactyla isolate bRisTri1 chromosome 11, bRisTri1.patW.cur.20221130, whole genome shotgun sequence genome and harbors:
- the THOC3 gene encoding THO complex subunit 3 isoform X3; its protein translation is MALSPYVQAMQELFRANTRSREFPAHGAKVHSVAWSCCGRRLASGSFDKTASVFLLEKDRLVSSSRHRAVKENNYRGHGDSVDQLCWHPSNPDLFVTASGDKTIRIWDVRTTKCIATVNTKGENINICWSPDGQTIAVGNKDDVVTFIDAKTHRSKAEEQFKFEVNEISWNNDNNMFFLTNGNGCINILSYPELKPIQSINAHPSNCICIKFDPMGKYFATGSADALVSLWDVDELVCVRCFSRLDWPVRTLSFSHDGKMLASASEDHFIDIAEVETGD
- the THOC3 gene encoding THO complex subunit 3 isoform X2: MALSPYVQAMQELFRANTRSREFPAHGAKVHSVAWSCCGRRLASGSFDKTASVFLLEKDRLVKENNYRGHGDSVDQLCWHPSNPDLFVTASGDKTIRIWDVRTTKCIATVNTKGENINICWSPDGQTIAVGNKDDVVTFIDAKTHRSKAEEQFKFEVNEISWNNDNNMFFLTNGNGCINILSYPELKPIQSINAHPSNCICIKFDPMGKYFATGSADALVSLWDVDELVCVRCFSRLDWPVRTLSFSHDGKMLASASEDHFIDIAEVETGEKLWEVQCESPTFTVAWHPKRPLLAFACDDKDGKYDSSREAGTVKLFGLPNDS
- the THOC3 gene encoding THO complex subunit 3 isoform X1; amino-acid sequence: MALSPYVQAMQELFRANTRSREFPAHGAKVHSVAWSCCGRRLASGSFDKTASVFLLEKDRLVSSSRHRAVKENNYRGHGDSVDQLCWHPSNPDLFVTASGDKTIRIWDVRTTKCIATVNTKGENINICWSPDGQTIAVGNKDDVVTFIDAKTHRSKAEEQFKFEVNEISWNNDNNMFFLTNGNGCINILSYPELKPIQSINAHPSNCICIKFDPMGKYFATGSADALVSLWDVDELVCVRCFSRLDWPVRTLSFSHDGKMLASASEDHFIDIAEVETGEKLWEVQCESPTFTVAWHPKRPLLAFACDDKDGKYDSSREAGTVKLFGLPNDS
- the CPLX2 gene encoding complexin-2; protein product: MDFVMKQALGGATKDMGKMLGGEEEKDPDAQKKEEERQEALRQQEEERKAKHARMEAEREKVRQQIRDKYGLKKKEEKEAEEKAALEQPCEGSLTRPKKAIPAGCGDEEEEEEESILDTVLKYLPGPLQDMFKK